A single genomic interval of Aureliella helgolandensis harbors:
- a CDS encoding CehA/McbA family metallohydrolase domain-containing protein, translating into MASRNRLGLVASILTIWATMSPALEQTTYAAEPRARIQFNLWDVPSGKPVPAMVCIRDLEDNSVRLPPDGRIMQQVSQTHEFYHGIEYEADNPDWIGPARKTLGIGDNQDRSFVYEELPSLPFWHEPVVYQTQPSFSIKLEPGRYQISVARGMEYIPITESFTVATQDQEHTLKLDRWVDLPKRGWFSGDVHVHHPTTKKAHRDFLLRYAEAEDLHVVNVLEMGHHRGTDFKQLGFGKKFREVRGAYCLVSGQEEPRSTFGHII; encoded by the coding sequence ATGGCTTCACGAAATCGACTTGGGCTAGTGGCCAGCATTCTGACGATCTGGGCCACGATGAGTCCCGCCCTCGAGCAAACTACGTACGCCGCTGAACCACGGGCCCGAATTCAGTTCAACCTGTGGGATGTTCCATCGGGCAAGCCCGTGCCGGCCATGGTTTGCATCCGTGATCTGGAGGACAATTCGGTACGACTTCCACCGGATGGCCGCATCATGCAACAAGTGAGTCAGACCCATGAATTCTATCATGGCATTGAATATGAAGCGGACAATCCAGACTGGATCGGTCCAGCCAGGAAGACCCTGGGCATTGGGGACAACCAAGACCGCAGCTTTGTCTACGAGGAGCTTCCTTCGCTACCGTTCTGGCACGAGCCTGTGGTTTACCAGACCCAGCCAAGTTTTTCAATCAAACTCGAACCGGGGCGCTACCAAATCTCAGTCGCGCGGGGCATGGAGTACATCCCCATCACGGAGAGCTTCACGGTAGCAACCCAGGATCAGGAACACACGCTGAAGCTGGACCGTTGGGTTGACTTGCCCAAGCGGGGCTGGTTTTCCGGCGACGTACATGTCCATCATCCAACGACGAAGAAGGCGCACCGCGATTTTCTGTTGCGCTATGCCGAGGCCGAGGATTTGCATGTCGTGAATGTCCTTGAGATGGGACACCACCGCGGCACCGATTTTAAGCAACTCGGATTTGGCAAGAAGTTTCGCGAGGTCCGTGGAGCCTACTGCCTAGTAAGCGGGCAGGAAGAGCCTCGTAGCACATTCGGGCATATCATTTGA
- a CDS encoding NHL repeat-containing protein, translating into MNSTKKAIFASVLLACLFNGRQADAQPRGVSGIVIEKYAPQSGSFPACTHIDHSGKVEIVTSGDRLFYRADSKSPFRQSPISVLADAHAVVFNPIEKRFYATDTGNHRLITFADPASDQWDDFATSLAGVKLQRPHDIVCDAATGWMYALNPNSGQVFRFMGSGSSVSVLDLSKHLGYSRALTISDGTLYVVGSSHGVVVEVTDFEKQEFEIHSSFGKKTNAVAGSWQGTGLVPNDVDFYQGYWYATSYFCPTYAGEHNCDEHKFIRFKTWRDFKDGTWEDLSHLLPGKVVPYFLTPHSKGLDIGVFSHETRGASACIYRLTTATTEQ; encoded by the coding sequence ATGAACTCTACAAAAAAAGCAATCTTCGCCAGTGTTCTTCTTGCCTGTCTGTTCAATGGCCGCCAAGCGGATGCTCAGCCGAGGGGTGTGAGCGGAATTGTGATCGAGAAGTACGCGCCGCAGAGTGGATCGTTTCCGGCGTGCACGCATATAGACCACAGTGGCAAGGTCGAGATCGTGACCAGCGGTGACCGGCTGTTTTATCGGGCCGATTCGAAGTCACCGTTTCGACAGTCGCCCATCAGTGTCTTGGCCGACGCCCACGCCGTCGTCTTCAACCCCATCGAGAAACGCTTCTACGCAACCGATACCGGGAACCATCGGCTGATCACATTTGCCGATCCGGCGAGCGACCAATGGGACGACTTTGCGACATCACTGGCTGGTGTCAAGCTGCAACGTCCGCATGATATCGTGTGCGACGCTGCGACGGGGTGGATGTATGCGCTCAATCCGAACAGTGGCCAAGTGTTTCGGTTTATGGGATCTGGCAGCAGCGTTTCGGTCTTGGATCTTTCCAAGCATTTGGGGTATTCCCGCGCGCTGACGATATCTGACGGGACGCTGTACGTGGTCGGTTCCAGTCATGGTGTGGTGGTCGAAGTAACCGACTTCGAAAAGCAAGAGTTCGAGATCCACAGCAGCTTCGGAAAAAAAACGAACGCCGTCGCAGGCAGCTGGCAGGGAACCGGTCTGGTGCCCAACGACGTCGACTTCTATCAGGGATACTGGTACGCGACCAGCTATTTCTGCCCAACCTACGCGGGGGAACACAACTGCGACGAACACAAATTCATTCGCTTCAAAACCTGGCGTGATTTCAAGGATGGGACATGGGAGGACCTTAGTCATTTACTCCCCGGTAAAGTGGTCCCTTACTTCCTAACACCGCATTCCAAGGGGCTGGACATCGGCGTCTTCAGCCACGAGACACGCGGCGCCTCGGCCTGCATCTACCGCCTGACCACAGCTACTACTGAGCAGTAG
- a CDS encoding RDD family protein — protein sequence MVDNSLGDADFYDPSDYVGIGKRLVILVVDSVTLALVGVAVWSPFLALMLLGIVQSDPSGLFWICYLISIWLYLGPVKRSNFGTIGYRLMGVRLVSAKGGPPSLLTMTARMLMWMFGPFNLVLDLLWLGADSENQSLRDCYLGTYLIHKNAKALGRAPVHLTRYNAMGFALAYPRVCRPKIVA from the coding sequence TTGGTCGACAACTCTCTGGGGGATGCTGACTTCTATGATCCGAGTGACTACGTTGGCATCGGCAAGAGATTAGTCATCCTCGTTGTTGATTCCGTCACGCTCGCCCTCGTAGGTGTAGCGGTATGGAGCCCCTTCTTAGCCTTGATGCTCCTGGGGATTGTCCAGAGTGATCCTAGCGGCTTGTTTTGGATTTGTTACTTGATTTCAATTTGGCTCTATCTCGGACCAGTCAAACGTTCGAACTTCGGGACCATTGGTTATCGCCTAATGGGCGTCAGGCTTGTCTCCGCCAAAGGCGGCCCGCCATCTCTGCTTACGATGACCGCTCGAATGCTCATGTGGATGTTCGGACCATTCAACCTTGTGCTCGACTTGCTTTGGCTTGGTGCGGATTCCGAAAATCAATCATTGCGAGACTGCTACCTCGGAACTTACCTTATCCACAAAAATGCAAAGGCCTTGGGACGAGCCCCCGTACACCTTACGCGCTACAACGCGATGGGCTTTGCTCTCGCCTATCCCCGGGTCTGCCGTCCAAAGATTGTTGCATAA
- a CDS encoding ISL3 family transposase, with translation MKDLNEPYSALLGLDDSWRVEDVDLDLLGNQGAIRLSHVGGGSLTCPDCEAACPAPEWTWRQLDTLQFKTELRARVPRSRCAKCGVKTIAVPWSGKHSRFTLLLEAFAVEVLQACTNLSRASCLLGLSWDAVHTIIKRAVDRGLSRRKLDDIKHVGLDEKSFGKGHNHVSVMTDSDDRRVLEVVPERTTTAADSLWKTLTQSQRSKIASVSMDMWAAFMTSADKNAPNAEIVHDKFHVAKYLGEAVDKVRRSEHRALKKEGDEPLTGSRQLWLYNAENLDEDRHARLALLQEQDLRTSRARAIKEHFRWFWDYTYAGNAKKFFDRWFGWARRSQLDPVKRVAATLKRHLAGLLSYFRHRVTNATTEGFNSRIQSIKSAARGFRNFANYRTCILFYCGKLQLNP, from the coding sequence ATGAAAGATCTCAACGAACCCTATAGCGCATTATTGGGCCTTGATGATTCATGGCGGGTGGAAGACGTGGACTTAGACTTGCTTGGCAATCAGGGTGCGATTCGGCTTTCTCACGTGGGGGGGGGCAGTCTAACTTGTCCGGATTGCGAGGCTGCTTGCCCTGCTCCTGAATGGACATGGAGGCAATTAGACACGCTGCAGTTCAAGACAGAGTTGCGGGCACGCGTGCCTCGTTCTCGCTGCGCAAAGTGTGGCGTGAAGACCATCGCGGTCCCTTGGTCGGGCAAGCATTCGCGATTTACTCTTTTGCTCGAAGCGTTCGCTGTCGAAGTTCTCCAGGCGTGTACCAATCTTAGTCGCGCGTCCTGCTTGCTGGGGCTTAGCTGGGATGCCGTGCATACGATCATAAAGCGTGCCGTAGACCGAGGCCTCAGTCGACGCAAACTGGACGACATTAAGCACGTTGGGCTGGATGAAAAGAGTTTTGGTAAAGGGCACAACCATGTGTCAGTGATGACCGACAGTGATGACCGGCGCGTTCTCGAAGTGGTGCCTGAAAGGACTACCACAGCAGCCGATTCGCTTTGGAAAACATTGACTCAATCGCAACGCAGCAAAATTGCATCGGTTTCGATGGACATGTGGGCGGCGTTTATGACCAGCGCCGACAAGAACGCTCCCAACGCGGAGATTGTGCACGATAAATTCCACGTTGCCAAGTATCTCGGCGAGGCTGTTGACAAAGTGCGGCGAAGCGAACATAGAGCCTTGAAGAAGGAAGGGGACGAACCCCTCACAGGCAGCAGGCAACTCTGGCTTTACAACGCAGAGAACCTAGACGAAGATCGCCACGCACGCCTAGCCTTATTGCAAGAGCAAGACCTGAGGACGTCCAGGGCAAGGGCCATCAAAGAGCACTTTCGTTGGTTCTGGGACTACACCTACGCTGGCAATGCTAAAAAGTTCTTTGATCGCTGGTTTGGATGGGCACGCCGAAGTCAATTAGATCCAGTCAAGAGAGTTGCTGCGACTCTAAAGCGTCATCTGGCCGGTTTGCTAAGCTATTTTCGCCACCGCGTTACCAACGCCACCACAGAGGGTTTCAACAGCCGAATCCAATCCATCAAGTCGGCCGCTCGCGGCTTCCGCAACTTTGCAAACTACCGCACCTGCATCCTCTTCTACTGTGGAAAGCTACAACTCAACCCCTAA
- a CDS encoding ISNCY family transposase — translation MVRKPYQKQQRFDCSPIAQVELNLESRDEIVPVLLGLQYLYTNAKLRTKVVQAVAADLNQDSRRDVGRPGIDDWHVVVLAAVRLGCNLDYDKLQDQVENHRRLRGIMGIGDWQDTDGFTFRRIRDTICLLKPETISKINQAIVTAGQSIAPDASSTVRADSFVIETNIHYPTESSLIYDGVRKFIPFCVELAQQLETTGWRQVGHLVKKIKSLKQQIGRIAASKSSRKKEALESRYRDLLQRVALLLERAKSLTNEAKSLGASTVTLSLITTIEHWTGLTEQVCDTARRRVLLGESVPNCDKLFSLFETHTQLYRRGKAGQPNQYGRLALVYEDGAGFISHYHLMARDVRDQDVVVEQTKLAQKKHAGEIHTASFDRGFYSAENESNLQQIIEDVCVLPRAPGEYAQRIKNESVKFHRTRLHHSGIEAAIGVLQRGNGLKRCRDRTELGFERYLGLAILGRNIHTLGKLLLSKQRPNASAAQCKRKAA, via the coding sequence GTGGTTCGCAAGCCATATCAAAAACAGCAACGCTTCGATTGCAGCCCTATCGCACAAGTTGAACTCAACTTGGAATCTCGCGATGAAATCGTGCCCGTCTTGCTCGGGCTTCAATATCTTTATACCAATGCCAAGTTGAGAACGAAAGTCGTTCAGGCTGTCGCTGCGGATCTAAACCAAGACTCTCGACGGGATGTTGGAAGGCCAGGCATAGACGATTGGCATGTTGTTGTGCTTGCAGCAGTCAGACTTGGATGTAATCTTGATTACGACAAACTACAGGATCAAGTCGAGAATCATCGGCGTCTCCGCGGAATCATGGGAATCGGCGACTGGCAAGACACCGACGGTTTCACTTTCAGACGCATACGCGATACCATCTGTCTGCTCAAACCTGAGACGATTAGTAAGATCAACCAAGCTATCGTCACCGCTGGCCAGAGCATTGCTCCCGATGCCAGTTCCACAGTTCGGGCTGATTCATTTGTTATTGAAACTAACATTCACTATCCGACAGAGAGCAGTTTGATCTACGACGGTGTTCGCAAGTTCATTCCGTTCTGTGTTGAGTTGGCGCAACAGCTTGAGACCACAGGATGGAGACAAGTGGGGCATCTAGTCAAGAAGATCAAGAGCTTAAAGCAGCAGATAGGACGGATTGCTGCCAGCAAGAGCTCACGCAAAAAGGAAGCCTTGGAATCGCGTTATCGCGACCTGCTGCAACGCGTAGCACTTTTGCTCGAGCGAGCGAAATCACTGACGAATGAGGCGAAATCTCTCGGTGCGTCCACAGTAACTCTGTCGCTAATCACAACAATCGAACATTGGACAGGACTGACCGAGCAGGTTTGCGATACGGCGCGTCGGCGTGTCCTATTGGGTGAGTCAGTCCCCAATTGCGACAAGCTGTTCAGCTTGTTCGAAACACACACGCAGCTTTACCGTCGCGGCAAAGCCGGACAACCCAATCAATATGGTCGATTGGCTTTGGTTTACGAGGATGGTGCTGGTTTCATTAGTCACTATCACTTGATGGCTCGCGACGTGCGTGACCAGGATGTCGTGGTGGAACAAACGAAGTTGGCTCAGAAGAAGCACGCAGGCGAGATTCACACCGCGTCTTTTGACCGAGGTTTCTATTCAGCGGAAAATGAATCAAATCTGCAGCAGATAATCGAAGATGTATGCGTACTACCGCGGGCTCCTGGTGAATACGCACAGCGGATTAAGAACGAAAGTGTTAAATTTCACCGAACCCGACTACACCACTCAGGCATCGAGGCAGCGATCGGAGTGTTACAGCGGGGCAATGGTTTGAAGCGTTGTCGCGACCGGACTGAACTCGGCTTTGAACGCTATTTGGGATTAGCGATTCTAGGTCGCAATATACACACGCTTGGAAAGCTACTGCTTTCTAAACAACGCCCCAATGCATCGGCAGCGCAGTGCAAACGCAAAGCGGCTTAG
- a CDS encoding S1 family peptidase: protein MEINSVNFRLPSCLGLLLLAAVTSLTTASVQADDAIRKGTREKTTLVSVAMESSLEGLPKLYQKVSESIVRIETADKVNKTGVIVSSDGHIVVRGGARSDEVKVHLIDGRTVTAKPAGWSVEWNLGVMKIKEEGSLKAIQLGSTKDLKAGEPCLVIGYTPRGDTKFDSSPTARFGFIDRSVPNRWFTTTCFPGFFEDAAVIDMDGRLLGIDTGRVNDQSYVTAVEKFLANRDELFAGKNLDWIRYPPNPDSIYRINAGDHPEMLRGRKTEDVLGPVKTPASMADAKISKAKEIAKESTVRLISKDRLAYDGVHYDRWSGVIVSEDGYILTCGHTSQLPGERVTVCLSDGRDLDAVTLGTNPISDVGLVKITSTGSWPFAEIADTSSLNPGDPLVACGYPAIDGPSRQFSTARTPLINSTAVKIPSYFLWSPELVTEYFNGNGGMSGGGIFNQNGQYVAVLNNLAGGVRSEVAKVQWDDLKQVESIDTATGLPHPLRRRFVAQSKAVAQSVVEVLVDSKPVSIGTIVDAGGWILTKASALDGEVSCRLADGSIVDADKRAESQENDLALLKIEVVGLVDVEFSDNEPPSMMQILCGVGPDQVLQPGIVSIQTRAIPPEPAWTGDSTVDTQDGVKIIRLGGGWRNKINLSTEGTKLERNDIIVSINAHATPNIARLTQILASNFKDYCTGDLVSIALLRKGAPMEVRTPLPRASVENSWMIGKHDSPRRSGFNAVFDTDIQLLLHEVGCPVIDVEGRIRGIAIASRGRTETQRGPTSVLPSRVIARVTKQLMAEANSKGR, encoded by the coding sequence ATGGAAATTAACAGCGTTAACTTTCGACTCCCTTCCTGTTTGGGACTCCTGCTGCTCGCTGCGGTAACCTCTCTCACCACGGCGTCGGTGCAAGCTGACGATGCGATACGCAAAGGCACAAGAGAAAAGACGACGTTAGTATCTGTTGCGATGGAGTCCTCTTTAGAAGGCTTGCCAAAACTCTACCAGAAAGTCAGCGAGTCGATCGTGCGGATCGAAACGGCTGACAAGGTAAACAAGACCGGCGTCATCGTATCGTCTGACGGGCATATTGTGGTGAGGGGTGGTGCCAGATCGGATGAGGTGAAAGTCCATTTGATCGATGGCCGAACCGTCACCGCAAAGCCTGCGGGTTGGTCGGTGGAATGGAATCTCGGCGTTATGAAGATCAAAGAAGAGGGCTCGTTAAAGGCGATCCAATTGGGGTCGACCAAAGATTTAAAGGCCGGAGAACCTTGTCTGGTGATCGGTTACACACCGCGCGGCGATACGAAATTTGATTCGTCACCGACGGCAAGGTTCGGGTTCATTGACCGTAGCGTGCCAAACCGCTGGTTCACAACAACCTGTTTTCCGGGTTTTTTCGAGGATGCTGCCGTCATTGACATGGACGGCCGTTTACTCGGCATTGACACCGGTCGCGTCAACGACCAGAGCTACGTGACTGCAGTGGAGAAGTTTCTTGCCAATCGCGATGAACTTTTTGCTGGAAAGAATCTCGATTGGATTCGATATCCGCCCAATCCGGACTCCATCTACCGCATTAACGCCGGAGACCACCCTGAGATGCTTCGAGGGAGAAAGACGGAGGATGTACTTGGGCCAGTCAAAACACCCGCCTCAATGGCTGATGCCAAAATCTCGAAGGCAAAAGAAATTGCAAAGGAATCGACTGTGCGGCTGATATCGAAAGATCGACTCGCATATGACGGAGTACACTACGACCGTTGGAGCGGGGTAATTGTATCGGAGGACGGGTACATCCTGACGTGCGGACATACTTCTCAGTTGCCGGGAGAGCGAGTGACAGTCTGCCTATCGGACGGGCGCGATCTTGACGCAGTCACGCTAGGTACGAATCCGATTTCAGATGTTGGACTCGTAAAGATCACGTCAACAGGCTCCTGGCCATTCGCGGAGATCGCCGATACGTCGTCATTGAATCCGGGAGATCCACTGGTTGCCTGCGGCTATCCGGCTATCGATGGACCAAGCCGTCAATTTTCGACGGCCCGAACACCTCTCATCAACTCGACCGCCGTAAAAATACCGAGCTATTTTCTGTGGAGTCCCGAACTGGTTACGGAATACTTCAATGGAAACGGTGGAATGTCCGGAGGCGGAATCTTTAACCAAAATGGTCAGTACGTCGCCGTACTAAACAATCTTGCCGGAGGTGTCCGATCGGAAGTCGCCAAGGTGCAATGGGATGATTTGAAACAGGTTGAGTCGATTGACACCGCGACTGGATTGCCTCATCCGCTTCGAAGGCGATTCGTCGCTCAGAGCAAGGCAGTTGCCCAGTCGGTCGTGGAAGTACTGGTTGATTCCAAGCCTGTCAGCATCGGAACCATCGTTGACGCTGGCGGATGGATTCTCACCAAGGCGAGCGCTCTGGACGGGGAGGTGAGTTGCCGATTGGCCGACGGGTCAATCGTCGACGCCGACAAACGGGCAGAGTCACAAGAGAATGACCTCGCCTTGTTGAAGATTGAAGTCGTCGGCCTTGTGGACGTCGAATTTTCCGACAATGAGCCACCATCCATGATGCAAATCCTCTGCGGAGTTGGTCCTGATCAAGTTCTTCAACCGGGAATCGTCTCTATCCAAACGCGTGCGATCCCACCCGAACCCGCTTGGACGGGTGACTCCACCGTCGATACGCAAGATGGAGTGAAGATTATTCGTTTGGGTGGCGGATGGCGAAACAAAATCAACCTGAGTACCGAAGGAACAAAGCTTGAACGCAACGACATCATCGTTTCCATCAACGCCCACGCAACTCCGAACATTGCAAGATTAACTCAAATATTAGCATCCAATTTTAAAGACTACTGCACCGGTGATTTGGTATCAATCGCACTTCTTCGAAAGGGAGCGCCCATGGAAGTGCGAACACCTTTACCACGTGCGAGCGTGGAAAACTCTTGGATGATAGGCAAGCACGACTCACCGAGGCGATCCGGCTTCAATGCAGTCTTCGATACTGATATCCAACTTCTCCTGCACGAGGTCGGCTGCCCCGTCATTGACGTGGAAGGTCGCATTCGTGGCATCGCGATCGCCAGTCGAGGCCGTACCGAAACACAACGTGGCCCGACGTCCGTGCTACCGAGTCGCGTCATTGCTCGTGTGACCAAGCAGCTGATGGCCGAGGCAAACTCGAAAGGAAGATAA
- a CDS encoding DUF2442 domain-containing protein — MILHILEAELAGPSSLSVRFNDGCSATVDLRPLLTGPVFLPLLDPTAFAKFALDPVCKTVCWPNGADLAPEAIRSLIQVEQEVGG; from the coding sequence ATGATTCTACACATTCTCGAAGCCGAACTTGCCGGCCCCTCTTCCCTCTCGGTCCGATTCAATGACGGCTGCTCCGCGACGGTTGACTTAAGACCGTTGCTTACTGGTCCGGTCTTTTTACCCTTGCTAGACCCCACAGCATTTGCGAAATTTGCGTTAGACCCGGTATGCAAAACGGTTTGCTGGCCAAACGGTGCGGACCTTGCGCCCGAGGCGATACGATCGTTGATTCAGGTCGAGCAAGAGGTCGGCGGGTAA
- a CDS encoding DUF4160 domain-containing protein: protein MPRISEFYGIAVYIYYRDHNPPYFHAIYGDSEAVIDIRSGAILEGSLPRRAGKLVAEWRELHRDELLADWALAESQQPLLPIEPLD, encoded by the coding sequence ATGCCACGCATTTCCGAATTCTACGGCATCGCCGTTTACATCTACTACCGCGACCACAATCCTCCGTATTTTCACGCGATATACGGTGACTCGGAAGCGGTGATCGACATTCGCAGTGGTGCTATACTGGAAGGAAGCCTGCCACGACGAGCTGGCAAACTTGTTGCCGAATGGCGTGAACTCCATCGCGACGAGCTTCTGGCCGACTGGGCACTTGCCGAATCTCAACAACCGTTGCTGCCTATCGAACCGCTGGACTGA
- a CDS encoding DUF4177 domain-containing protein, whose product MRNRLASMTVPTVLSTLLLCGYVFFPQANAQPQDASARWEYMTLNLNANMDNYADELNKHANRGWQYDGVLVQPYFHSPAKNSDQIVIVLKRPR is encoded by the coding sequence ATGCGCAACAGATTGGCATCGATGACTGTACCGACTGTCCTGTCTACTCTCTTACTTTGTGGGTATGTTTTCTTCCCACAAGCGAATGCCCAACCACAAGATGCGTCGGCACGATGGGAATACATGACTCTCAACTTGAATGCAAATATGGATAACTACGCAGATGAGCTAAACAAGCACGCAAATCGAGGGTGGCAGTATGACGGAGTGCTCGTCCAGCCATACTTCCATAGTCCCGCGAAGAACTCGGACCAAATCGTGATCGTATTGAAACGACCTCGTTAA
- a CDS encoding ankyrin repeat domain-containing protein, giving the protein MRYKTLNSLQAQLADHDGAIVSSEPLTRKLDGLACYSDSVLNYAELAFAEECAMRGGHPRLVLDEKGHLTIAVEVDSQRRLSRKELSALREDFAGQLTDGIGAGCFNELSASTGLAVELRFPLRSKCTQTEGTAWRPKASTKKGNEQRISTAAKMVEKMGSAPSRTGASRRSTVKVTGTVATPDKQERPNLKKLLRLLAKPERDQLFDQIKVELEACGNDLSLLGNHEYPYGNFNDPKLLRLLLKAGVPPETTDVKGNSLLIQAAGNPKCLELLLNEGVNVNRVCDSYFASTALIRAAHLGKRKSVEILLEHGADATIIDKSGKIAQDIVDKRSRERQTIVNLLRRGSRT; this is encoded by the coding sequence ATGCGATACAAGACGTTGAACTCTTTGCAGGCTCAATTGGCCGATCACGACGGTGCAATCGTCTCATCCGAACCGCTCACACGAAAACTCGATGGCCTCGCATGTTATTCTGACTCCGTGCTGAATTACGCCGAACTGGCCTTCGCTGAGGAATGCGCAATGCGTGGCGGGCACCCACGCTTGGTCCTGGATGAGAAAGGTCACCTCACTATTGCTGTTGAGGTCGATAGCCAACGACGGCTGTCTCGCAAAGAGCTCAGCGCATTACGGGAGGATTTTGCGGGACAACTCACGGACGGGATCGGCGCTGGATGCTTTAATGAACTTTCCGCTTCAACCGGCCTTGCCGTGGAACTGCGGTTTCCACTGAGATCAAAGTGCACGCAGACTGAAGGAACGGCGTGGCGGCCGAAGGCGTCGACCAAGAAGGGGAACGAGCAACGAATTTCCACTGCTGCAAAAATGGTCGAGAAGATGGGCTCTGCTCCGTCCAGGACAGGTGCATCGAGGAGGTCAACTGTTAAAGTAACAGGCACCGTCGCGACTCCCGACAAGCAGGAGCGACCGAATCTAAAGAAACTCCTTCGTCTTCTGGCGAAACCCGAACGCGATCAATTATTCGATCAGATCAAAGTGGAATTGGAAGCATGTGGGAATGATTTAAGCCTGCTCGGCAACCACGAGTACCCGTATGGGAATTTCAATGACCCAAAGCTGCTGAGGCTGTTGTTAAAGGCAGGGGTGCCGCCGGAAACGACAGATGTGAAGGGCAACTCTCTTCTGATTCAAGCGGCAGGTAATCCCAAATGTTTGGAATTGCTCTTGAATGAAGGTGTCAACGTCAATCGTGTTTGCGACAGCTACTTTGCTTCAACCGCGTTAATTCGCGCGGCGCACCTTGGCAAACGCAAGTCCGTAGAAATACTTCTAGAACATGGAGCGGACGCAACCATCATAGATAAATCGGGAAAAATTGCCCAGGATATCGTGGACAAACGCTCGCGAGAGCGGCAGACGATCGTCAATCTATTGCGGCGGGGTTCACGGACCTGA
- a CDS encoding DUF4303 domain-containing protein yields MNNVELLSKLHSELRDAIASHYVDLTHEFDDVCGYAVCAPSTFEHIIPAYQLTSELRDRPTDSLGLASYFPPEWNSFGTIFFDDGFNSLVAEISNRLWGDDCIEPSAAYEAILKVLIDLEREGIFGPRSTDRFVTMWDVGGDESMIIATSEKLNSPDLHSHVLTTFGRNT; encoded by the coding sequence TTGAACAACGTAGAACTCTTATCGAAGCTCCATAGCGAATTGCGCGATGCGATTGCGTCACACTACGTTGACCTTACACATGAATTCGATGACGTATGTGGCTATGCAGTTTGTGCCCCATCAACCTTCGAACACATAATCCCAGCGTACCAATTGACATCGGAACTCCGCGACCGCCCAACCGATTCTTTGGGCCTCGCATCATACTTTCCACCCGAATGGAACTCGTTTGGGACCATCTTCTTTGACGACGGTTTCAACTCGCTGGTGGCCGAAATCTCCAATCGCCTTTGGGGAGACGATTGCATCGAACCCAGCGCGGCCTACGAGGCGATACTGAAAGTCCTAATTGACCTCGAACGCGAAGGCATATTCGGTCCGCGATCGACCGATCGGTTTGTTACAATGTGGGACGTTGGAGGCGATGAATCCATGATCATTGCAACGTCCGAAAAGCTGAACTCCCCGGACCTTCACTCACACGTACTAACTACGTTCGGACGAAACACGTAA
- a CDS encoding S1C family serine protease, translated as MKHHLLVAGFLMLALGFTYAIYHNATREPRYVGGPVAIVQGTPPRHGMLGVSLSEAPNELMVGDVLVNGPAFQSGIQAADEIIAIDEMDVDSVEQFFAWIQTTQPGDRVVIRAIRSGTELGLDVRLCDFGSILALRRRGEFEELRALPELELEDGSGQ; from the coding sequence ATGAAACATCACCTCCTAGTCGCTGGCTTCCTAATGCTGGCTCTCGGATTTACCTATGCAATCTACCACAACGCGACGCGGGAGCCGCGTTACGTTGGTGGTCCCGTTGCCATTGTGCAAGGTACTCCTCCTCGACACGGAATGCTGGGCGTTTCTCTCAGCGAGGCGCCAAACGAACTAATGGTAGGAGACGTGCTGGTTAACGGTCCAGCGTTTCAATCGGGGATACAGGCGGCGGACGAGATTATTGCGATCGACGAAATGGACGTTGACTCCGTCGAGCAATTTTTTGCCTGGATTCAAACAACTCAACCTGGCGATCGAGTAGTAATCCGCGCCATTCGGTCTGGCACCGAATTGGGCTTGGATGTTCGACTATGTGATTTTGGCTCGATACTGGCACTTCGAAGACGGGGCGAATTCGAGGAACTGCGTGCGTTGCCCGAATTGGAATTGGAAGATGGCTCAGGTCAGTGA